The Aspergillus nidulans FGSC A4 chromosome VII nucleotide sequence aaaaaaaaaaaaaaaaaggtatcCAGAATAAACCGGCGGTTGCAACGACGACGGCATTATAGGACTTTTTCGAAGTCAAcggggaagggaaaaaaaaaacgtCTTTAAGGGACAAAAAGAGACGTCCCCGGACAGGCTCGAACTGTCAACCTCCTGATACCCGAAGTTATTACTTCTTAACAGTCAGACGCGCTAACCAGTTGCGCCACGGAGACGAATCGTTAAAAGCAATAAATGTTGCCTAACCTATGTTTCTTACCAAATCTGTCTTCTGATAAAACAGCAATTGCCACAGGACATACCCGTGGTTTCATCAGACAGCCACCGATGGCTTGGTTTTGTGTAAACTTCGGCTCGATCCTTACTTGCAGCCGCTCATGCATGTATAGAGCGTGTATTCTCTCCTTAGGGAGAGGACCGGCACCTCTCTTCAAAAAAATATGACCGCTTTAGCTAAGTTGAGTTTTCTTAtagggaaaaaaagaaaaccgTCCTCGGACAGGCTCGAACTGTCAACCTCCTGATGACTAAGGACTGGATTTGACTTTTCAAATCTAGCTTCCTAACAGTCAGACGCGCTAACCAGTTGCGCCACGAAGACCGCTTATTGGTTGTCGGCGGAAGCGAATATCTATATAAATCTTGATGCTTTTTTGTTTCCAAATCTTTCTCTCTGATATACGGATGATGGCCCGCGAAGGATGTGCCGTCAAGTCAGCAGTTTGGTAGTAACATAGGTGGGATATGAATGTTTTGACCTTATCGTGGTATGGGATGAGTGTAGCTGAAACCCACTGGAAGTCTGGGCTTCTTCCGTGAAGCAGCCCTCCTTTGATACTACTATTCCTTAGGCTATATAGAAATTTATATTTTTGCTCAATCTAATACGGTGAACGTCACCTGTCATGGTTCACGCACCAATCATCAATTTTGTAACCACTAACCTCCGCCAACTGCCCATCCACCGCTAGTATACCCATCCACCTCATATGGAAGGCAAGTGAGGTTCCAACCATTCGTACCCAATGCAAAAAGCCCCAACTTAGGTCAGTCGCCAGCACTATAACCAACAAAAGTCCCAGGCCCCACTGGCTGCCCTGTGGTAGGTGTCTGATCCCTGTGGTAGACATCTATATTGTTTTCAAGCAAATTAAAACAGTAGCCCGTGCCGTTTTATCCAGGGCGAGACCATTTACCTGCCGCATCGAGCCGACAAAAACCATACAATAGCCGCATGTACGCAGCAAACACAACCCTCGATGGTCTGCACTACGCCACAGAAGACAAACGGCAAACACACAGCCTATTGCACTACCGAGTGCAAGTATGAATCCTTCGCTGGCCGCAGGCAGCCACATGGACTCGAGCAAGAAAGCACCATCAACCATGGCACCAGAGACCCTCGACCATAGAGCGCACCTCAAACTGACGCCCCAAGTGGCTCCTAAACGCTGCGCTTCTCCCAAGCCTCCATATTCCCCGATTTAGTTGTTATGGCGCGACCTGGTCCATGACCGGAAGGATTGTTGCCATTGTCTTTGCCATGACAAGCACGAGAAAGTGTGCCTGCAAGAAGATGCCCATCGCGAAACCGCTCGCACGCCGGTTTAAGAGGCTTCACTCACCCTAGCAGAATTCTGCCATACACTCTCTTGCCCGGGGAAGCTTGGGTGGCTTCCTACTAGGGAAAGAGTGATCCAGATGTACGCCAACACACCGTATCTGCTCAGCATAGAACCCAATCATCCATGAGCCCTCTCCTAGATTTGATTACACCGACGAAACCTCGTGGGGCGGAGGACAATTGAATAGCCAGCCGAGCCTGGAAGTACCGTATCTGTTATCGAGGAATGGCGGCAATATTGTCGCATTAGCACGCTGCGCCTGCCAGGATGCTACCTCTCCCCTATGGCACGAGTAGTGTAAAAGCCCAACTGGGAACAAGAGGATGCTGGTGTAGTGCAATTCAAGGATATAGCACCATGGTCATGGTGAGCCTACTCACAGAGGTGAGCATCTTTTCGCTCGCTGGTTGAGGTCATGGTCGTAGGAGGTGAAGCGCTGTCGGCGGAATCCCAACAATTCATGCCGAGTTCGTCtcgcttcctcctttctcGGTCACACAGGCTTTCCGTGGCCTCCAACCCACAAATATCCCACAAACTCCATACCATCAATTATGGCTCTATAAAAAACTGACTTCGAGGCTACGCATGCGATACCGCAATAGGACCAACTTCCCACCAAGGTATGCACCCCACCCATCCTTGTCTTACTGAGTCTGTTATCCTACAAACAATGCTGCCATAGAACACTAAAGCTCAAAGCAGCCCATAacagaaaagagagagactGTCAGCTCCAGAATATCCGCTCCAAACGATAACAGAATCTCAAATACCTCACCCCAGCCTTCAAGTTCCACCCAGGTCTAAAAAAACCACTCATTACCACCACTTATTGACCTTTAAGCTGAGATTTACGAGAGACGCCAGACGGCTTCCAAGATCAAACAAGGGAACGATGCGGAGAGAACTGTTCACGTAAGGCTCTGCCTACAGAGTACAGTTTACCCAAGTCCCCGGATAAAACCCCTCCAAAGGAACTAGGTGGGAGACATGTCATTGAACTTGGAGCCGCACTCCGAATGAGCAGACCGATGGGGTTCTATAGTCCGAGCACCGGCAGGGATCGCTCTTCCCTACCTACTTCAGATTAGCAGGGGCAACAACCTTAACCAACTTTAGGCCACCGCGGCCGTACGTATGCGGCTCAGGACCGTAATTTGTTACAGTTCCGAACAGATTGAAAGCGCGAGAACCTCTACAATATTTGGGATATTTTAAGATTGTCGATCCCAGAGTCCGCGTTGATCCAAAACCTCTGCCCTTGCTGATTCGCCCCGATCGGATTACTCATTCTAGCCAAGCACTTGGCACCCTGTCTGAAACCCTCGGAGGCTAGGCTTGGACCCTGATCAACCTCGCCAGGAGATTTCTCAAATGTTGCTACCTGCGTGAACATGCAGTTGTTCGCGCACCTGCTGCGAGTGGCAACCGCTCTCCTACTACCAATTGGTGGGTGACAAGTTCTTCCAACAGCCCTCGCCAGCCTCAATGCTAACCTTCTCAGGAACCGTCGCCCAGGAATGCTCAAGCCGCGAGAACTATACGGCTCGCAACCAGACAGAGATCGACACGATTACCCAAAACTGCACCACAATCGTGGGCGAGCTTGGTCTTGTTGACTGGTCTGGGCCGCTAACACTACCCAATATCACACGCATCAGGAGTATCCGAGTCTACTCTGGCGACATCACTGCCATTGAGCTCCCTGCTTTAACATACCTGGGTAGTGATCTGCTCCTCACGAACCTGCCTTCGCTGCGTAGAGTATCTTTGCCTGAATTACAGCATATCGAAGGACTCTACGTAGACCTCGTGGGCAATGCACCGGAGCTGCATATTCCAAGATTGACTAATGCATCGTCCATTTATCTACGAGGCAATTTTTCAGAGTCCGTTGGCCACTGCAAGTGACGAGCCATGCACTAACAGGGATGCAGTCAATCGTTTCATTCCTTGCGCAATGTTGAAAAGAAACTCGATATTTGTAACGCCGTCAGCTGCGGATACTATTCCCGTATGAACGCATTCACCTCAATGCGTCTCTCATTCCCGTCCCTTGAGCGTGCCGGTAGCCTCATAGTTGGCGGGAACGTGTCAAGGTACGCTCTGTTCTGCGATTTTGGAAATACCGGCTCATTCTAGTATAGCCTGTCACTGCCTGAACTCACCACCCTTACCTGCAATGATTGTGACTGGGTGGCGCTGCATCTGAAGCTCTACGGCTCCTCACGATTACCAGTCAACCTCCCCAAGCTCGCTAATACAAACGGATCTCTCTATATCCGAGGGGATATCGACTCGTTTGTCCTCCCCACCTGCCACTATCATCCGTTTTACTCGTGAAATTGAGTCCCAAGGCTAACAGGGGTTTATCCCAGAATATCCCTTCCCTCCCTGCGAGAATACAACCGCGAGCTCATTATGACTCCCTACGAGCCGCTAGATATAACTCTACCCGTGGAGCGAGCAGAGGATTTTTCGTTCACGGGTAATGTCTCGAGGTAAGGCTCGCCAATCCCGGACAGGCAACCAGGACCGGTTAACTAATTGTGAATTTTTGGCTGCTAGCATTAAGCTCCCCAGTTTAACGGATTTCACCCGTATATATATTAACTCAGATCTTGATTTCGACTGCGACGCGCTCTGGAAGGATCTCGAACAGACAAGCGGGCCGCTGAATGAGAGTAGCAAGGAGGAGTACTTTCAGTGTTCGGTGGGCGTGTCCTGGCAGCCAGGAGGCTCGCAGGCGGCCacagctgttgctgcgcTTGGTCTTGGTTTTGTTATGGGACTCTTAATATGAGTATGCGTTTAAAGGGTAAGTAAgtattattatcatcatcttgGTTATTGGGTAGATGGAATATATACGGGAATATCTATGATAGAATTAAATAACCAATGTATAGCTGGTTACATACAGGCTTCTAGATGTCGTGATGTTCTTTTTAGTGATATCATGGCTGGCGAGCGCTCTAGAAACATATGTCTCGTTTCACAAATTGGATAAAATGTATGGAATGGTATGATACTAGATTCATATACAGCCAAACCTCGAGAGAGAGCTAAATACTATATCAATGATCGAAACCAAGTATTACCCATCAAGATAAACCCACACGCCAGCCATGCCATGCAAGGACAAAACCCAAACCCGAACCCAACTCCAATTTCTAATAATAATCATTAACCTCCTACAGCCACAAATACAGAAGCTCAAAGAACACAGCTAGGCGCATCAATAAGAGTTACGTCTCATCCCAAAGCCCGAATACGGGTAGATCCTCAGCCATGTAGAGAAGCCCGTTATCAGATAAGATCATATCGGAGAGCGGCGTGTGAccatcgccgtcgccggTCTCAGCACCTGCCCTCCGGGATGCTGACGCCGAGGCTCCGGCACCAGCCAAGGGCATACCCATGGAGCCGCCCGGGGAGAAGTTTACGGGAATTCCCGTTGTGGTGAGAGTAGAGATAGCCGAATCGAATGGGAGTCCGGCGGTGGTAGTACCACAGAGCGCGTCCCAGATGCTGCTGTCATGTGGCGCGAGGGTTGTTAAATCAGGATGTTGCGACGGGATGGGATTATCTGCTTGGGGTAGCTTGTTCGGGGATAGAGGGGACGGGGCTGCGATTTCGCCTGGCCGGCGGGCAGAGGGTATGGTATCTGGTGTGGGTGATAGTTCATCTGCACTAGCGGGCCCGACTTGACCGAAGAGCTGTTCGACCTGTCTGCTGCGGCGTTCCATCCATTGCCGACTACGGCGGCCCACGTACTCGGATACTGCAGCCCGGAGATACCTGATAATCTGAAGGAAACGGCAAGAGTGCGGGTCATGAGGGACAAACAGTTCAAGGAATCTCTCGGCCTTGTTCATGCCTTCTCCGAGCGGGAGGAGGTTGTCGTagtcggcgaagaaggcggcgcCTAGCACGACTGCTGAGTTGAAGACGGAGTTAATTAGGAAAGGAAGACGGCGCGGGAGAGCTTCGTATCGGGCGAGGCCCTCTACGATGTCGAGGCCGCGCAGGGCAGAGTAGACGCAGGCGTCGGCGAATAATGATAGGCGGGATGTACCGTTTCTGGATTCGGGGGCTCCGGCAGAGCCTTTCTTGCTTTTCACATATTGTGATAcccagaagatgagaaatgGGCGGGTCAAGAGAATGATCGACCAGTAGTACGACCCGAAGACATGCGCTGCAGCCAAGCTTTCCTCTAGCGTTCTGGATTCCAATCGGTCTCTTTGTAACTGTAGGAATGTGGGAAGAGTCCTGACCCAAGCTCGATGCTGATTAGAGATGTTCTCGGCAAGGTTAATCGAGACCACCTGTCGCATGTACACTTCGGTGAGAACTCGCTCGAAAATGCGACAGAGCGAAATCACAGTGGTAGATACTTGGTCTTGGGGAAGATGTGATTCTTTTCGGCtaacctcatcctcgcgcAAGTCATAGTCGAAATCCGACGTGGCGGGTGGACGTCCTAGGGATGCACTGAGGAAAAGATCCATCATGCGAAGGCTCTTCCACACTCGTTCCCGGGCCCTTCTTTCCCGCGTGGTGAACAGAGAATTTGCATCTCTTCGGTGTATACCCACTGCATATGCAGCCCGTAGCGCGATACCTAGATTCATAAAGGCACCATTTCGACGACAAGCACCAAGCATATACATGGATATCAGAACATAGGACTGGATCGTGTATAAGCTGGGAGTCTCGGTGAAAGCGGAGAAAGCCAGCTGCCGGCCGCTGACAAAGTATCGCTCCGCTTGAGCCTGGTTGGTGTCGGATACCTGGGCGCCAATGGCGAGGACAAGATAGAAGATTGAGCTGACCGTGTCCTCGTCTCCCGTCGGATTTCCAATCCAATTGGCGAGCCGCGGGTGAAATTCCTCGAGGTCAAACAGATCGAGCAACGGACTGGTAGCCAAAACATACTGACGGGCGAGCCGTTGCGCCTCATCATTACTTGGAGGCTGAGCCAGCGGCCCATTCTGCGTGGCTGAGCTGCTCTGGAACGCCTCGAGCATTGAATGACGCGACGTATCCTCCGTGAACTCGCACCGTCCGATCGATTGAGACACAATACGCCGAACACTCTGTAAAAACGACAAGCTGGCGGAGTCCCCGATATACATAAACTTCCCCTGGCCATCCCGCAGCAATCGCGCGACCTTCGGCACAGGTGCCGCTCCTccatccttatcctcctcaacTTGTTGCTCTAGATTTGCGCTTGTGTCCTCGAGTGAGTTGAGCAGGTGATCCATGGCCGTGCGCCGCTGTGGAGTGGAGACTAGATGCTCGCTGAGTAACATTGCTTCTTTAGGATCATTGCCGGGCCGGAGTAATCGAGCAGGCTTGTCCGAGAAGTGGCATTCGGCTTCTTTGCGCCGCTGGATGCATATCGTGCAGGGTTGTTCCCCGTTGCATTTttgcttccttctcttgcagCTGTCGCACGCCCGTCTGCACCGGAGACgggccccggcagctgtactgGCTCGAGGCATTGGCGTTGTCTGATTCAAGTGTGTCTTCGTTGGTCGTCCGCGAACCTGCGGCCAATGCGGGGGATGGTGCGGCGATTAGTAGGCGGCTGACAGAAGGCCTATTCGGCTACTTCGAGATAAATTGTTGCGCATCTCTTGTCAGTAAAGCAGGTAGTTAGCGCATATTGCATGTCAAGCAAATCACAGTCGATAATCAAGCTGGGAGTTGTGCTGGGTGAACTTGCGGTGCctggcttcctggcttcCCCGGACTGTGGAATATCGGAGCTTGGCatatgcctgaggcatgaAGATTGACATTCAAAGCCTGAGGCAGACTTTGCTCTTACACCATCACAACCCTTATATTCCTGCAAATATCATGGCTTGTCACATTAAGAAATCATGTTCAAAGGCATTGACTCAGTCTTGATAAGGTACAGCAGCTAAGGTACAGCGCGACTGAATTTTGTTTAAGCTACTGAGCAGTTTCCACCAACTCACTCAGCCCGAAAAGACACAAGCCGTCCGAATGTATCTGCAGTGCCCCAAATGCCGTGGCGCAAACCAGACAGCTGAACAATTTGACTATGATCGACGAACAGATTGACGTCGATGCCAAACTCTCGAATGTACCAAGTATAGACTTGGGgatctgctgcttcaaacaTAACCCGTTCAGGCGGAAGCTCCTTCATGATCTTAGACACTACGTCCGTCCTCCATGACTTGACGTTCTCTGTGATACCCTCCGACTCAATCATCAGACGCTCCACACCCGCATCCAAGAACTTCCGTCCCAGGTTCACCAGTTTTCCAGGGTCGGACGTGCCGAGTGACTCGAGACCAGCCGCCGAGGTATCGCCGCCGGCCCCAAACTGAATTCCTAGCTCGGGTTTCGCCTTTAGGCCGTACGAATGAACTTTATCGACCAGACGAAGCCAGTCGTCTTCAGGAATCGAGAGGAATCCGGACGAAAGCTCAATAACATCGAATCTGTGGTGCAAAGTCAGAACCCGGAATGGAACAAGGTTGAGCATGACAAACCCAAGGTCTTCGCATTTGGTGAGGTACTTGTCAAAGACTGAGGTTGGGTCTGGATGAGTGAGGAGATGCTCGGCCCATCCGCCCTAAAACCAGCTAGTGAGAACCTGTCTCGTCAGATGTCCAGATGGTACCAACCGTTGAGACATAGACGCTGTGTTCATGTGCAAGGTCGATTAATTCTCTCAGCGGCTTTTctgggaagagagagaaagagccACCGGCAAATTTGAGTCCATCTACATGTGTGCCCATCCTGTATCATCATTAGGCGGCTAGGCCCCACGAGAATTCGAGACTCAACACTTACGTCTCGAGAATATCGGCAAGATATCTCTTACCCATAACCTAGAACCACGAGTCAGCCTTGTTGCTTGCCTCAGCTGTTGGCCAGCATTCAGCTAGCACGTACTGTGTAATAAGGACCTCTAATCTCAGTTACTCCCTGTGATCGCGGCTTCTTTGGTCGAGGATTTGACCGTGCAAATCCAAACCCGTTAGACTTGTCTTGAAGCAGGATAGCTGCTTTCTTGGAACCAGGGGCAGTGGTTGAAAAGCCCTTGGACCACATCATCGGTGCAGCAGCCCTCTGGAAAGTCGACCCCTGGGCCTTTCCCGACGAAAGAGCAGTGGCTCGAGTTATGGGGGACAGCATCGTGGCTCTTTTTAAGTTTATGTCACGATGATTTTACGGTAAAGGTTCGGTTACTTGAAGTCAATTGATAGGTGCGCTGCAACTAAAGTAAGCTGTAGTAGAGAGTCTCAGCTTTGACATTGATGATTCTGCTAGAGAGATAAGAAGGGAATATAGAAAAGGAGTCGTTACAGCTGCATAAATTAGGTGAGTGACCTGTTTCATCATACGTACATCATCCACCCCCCAAATAGCTATTTCCGAGGGTGGCATGAAGGTGAAATAATAGCATTGACTTGATAATAGCAATAAATGCGATGATGTCATGATGTGCTTGAGAAACAGATGCACGGTGTGCAGAAGCTTCAGGGGCCGTCATGGATGCTAAAGTATAAATCATTTCAGGAACCAAAACCAATTTGGCTCTCCTGAAGTATACAGCCGTGAGTGAGTCTGGTATGCCGTGCCGAGCTTGGCCAGACTAATTGTTCCTGCAAAAGAGAACATATGTTCATAACTTTATGCAGATGATCTTCGGCGTTCGGAACTTCGGAAAAAGTGTCGGAAGATCGGACACTGTTAAGGCCGGGGTAGTGAATGGTAAGCTGGTAACGCTCGGTATCTGATACACCACATGACTTCGATATCCAGAGAACTAATGACTGAGGATGTAAGATGGATCAGATTAAAGCTCCATGATTTGTCCACGAGCGCTTATTCAAGGGTGCAGACAAAGCAAAGGGTGAGTTATTGAAACCTTGTAATGCACTTTAATGGTTGATAATGGTAATGGGCGTACCAGCCTTATGAGGGAATACGGCCGTGTCCGTGATTACCAGCTGATCGGTTCCACTCACACACGACCTCTTGCCGCACTAGTTCAACGTGGATCGTCTGGACCTTTAGGTAATTTATAGGCCTGAACCAAAAAACAGAGATACCTAGATATCTGAAGATACGAAGTCTATTGCCGCAGAGAGGCTCGAGCCGGGTATCTTCGGTTCCAGCAGTCAAAAGTGCTCGAGCTACTCGAATCAACTCGAGTCAACaaacgagcttgaagagtGTTGGCGCCTAACCTGGAGGGGGAAAAGCTAGCTGCAGACTGTAGACAGCTGTAGACAGCTGACTGAGACATGGGAAGCTTGGAAGGGTACATT carries:
- a CDS encoding uncharacterized protein (transcript_id=CADANIAT00008079); the protein is MQLFAHLLRVATALLLPIGTVAQECSSRENYTARNQTEIDTITQNCTTIVGELGLVDWSGPLTLPNITRIRSIRVYSGDITAIELPALTYLGSDLLLTNLPSLRRVSLPELQHIEGLYVDLVGNAPELHIPRLTNASSIYLRGNFSDQSFHSLRNVEKKLDICNAVSCGYYSRMNAFTSMRLSFPSLERAGSLIVGGNVSSLSLPELTTLTCNDCDWVALHLKLYGSSRLPVNLPKLANTNGSLYIRGDIDSISLPSLREYNRELIMTPYEPLDITLPVERAEDFSFTGNVSSLTDFTRIYINSDLDFDCDALWKDLEQTSGPLNESSKEEYFQCSVGVSWQPGGSQAATAVAALGLGFVMGLLI
- a CDS encoding putative C6 transcription factor (transcript_id=CADANIAT00008080) yields the protein MPRASTAAGARLRCRRACDSCKRRKQKCNGEQPCTICIQRRKEAECHFSDKPARLLRPGNDPKEAMLLSEHLVSTPQRRTAMDHLLNSLEDTSANLEQQVEEDKDGGAAPVPKVARLLRDGQGKFMYIGDSASLSFLQSVRRIVSQSIGRCEFTEDTSRHSMLEAFQSSSATQNGPLAQPPSNDEAQRLARQYVLATSPLLDLFDLEEFHPRLANWIGNPTGDEDTVSSIFYLVLAIGAQVSDTNQAQAERYFVSGRQLAFSAFTETPSLYTIQSYVLISMYMLGACRRNGAFMNLGIALRAAYAVGIHRRDANSLFTTRERRARERVWKSLRMMDLFLSASLGRPPATSDFDYDLREDEVSRKESHLPQDQVSTTVISLCRIFERVLTEVYMRQVVSINLAENISNQHRAWVRTLPTFLQLQRDRLESRTLEESLAAAHVFGSYYWSIILLTRPFLIFWVSQYVKSKKGSAGAPESRNGTSRLSLFADACVYSALRGLDIVEGLARYEALPRRLPFLINSVFNSAVVLGAAFFADYDNLLPLGEGMNKAERFLELFVPHDPHSCRFLQIIRYLRAAVSEYVGRRSRQWMERRSRQVEQLFGQVGPASADELSPTPDTIPSARRPGEIAAPSPLSPNKLPQADNPIPSQHPDLTTLAPHDSSIWDALCGTTTAGLPFDSAISTLTTTGIPVNFSPGGSMGMPLAGAGASASASRRAGAETGDGDGHTPLSDMILSDNGLLYMAEDLPVFGLWDET
- a CDS encoding phosphosulfolactate synthase (transcript_id=CADANIAT00008081) gives rise to the protein MLSPITRATALSSGKAQGSTFQRAAAPMMWSKGFSTTAPGSKKAAILLQDKSNGFGFARSNPRPKKPRSQGVTEIRGPYYTVMGKRYLADILETMGTHVDGLKFAGGSFSLFPEKPLRELIDLAHEHSVYVSTGGWAEHLLTHPDPTSVFDKYLTKCEDLGFVMLNLVPFRVLTLHHRFDVIELSSGFLSIPEDDWLRLVDKVHSYGLKAKPELGIQFGAGGDTSAAGLESLGTSDPGKLVNLGRKFLDAGVERLMIESEGITENVKSWRTDVVSKIMKELPPERVMFEAADPQVYTWYIREFGIDVNLFVDHSQIVQLSGLRHGIWGTADTFGRLVSFRAE